The Pungitius pungitius chromosome 10, fPunPun2.1, whole genome shotgun sequence DNA window accttcccctcctcctcctcctcttctccggGTTCACACTTGGTCCTCGGCCCCTTTACCGCGGAGCTCCGCGCAAGCTTAGTCTTCTGTGCCCGCCGGCTGCTGTTGTACCGCGGCGCTttgacggcggcggcggcgttacCTTTGGCTCGCGTCTCGTGCGGAGGCGGTGACCTGTGGGGCGCGTTGCCGCGGCGACTGTCGGATGACAGAGAGAAGCCCGAGACGGAGTAGTCGACCGGTTCGGATTTGATCCTGACCGGGTTTCTCGCAGGAGGCCTCTTGGCGCTGCGTCGCCGAGGCTGCCGGGCAGCGAGGTGGACGTCGCCCTTCCTCACCGACCGCCGGAGTTCCCGCCCGCAGAACGGCTGAAACATGTCGGGCAAGGCGCCTTGACTTCGCATGCTCCGGTCACTTGGAGGGACCCGCCGCGGGGCGCCCTTGGGCCTTTTTGCCTTCGCCTGCGGTTTGCCGACCGGGCCGGCGGGCTTGGTCTTCCCCGACTTGGCGAGGAGGTGAGTGTTAATGGGGTCACACAGGGGAAGGGACAGTGCCACGGCCCCGTACGGCAGGACGGGGGAGGCGGGGCGGGGTTTCCGCCGCTTCGTCAGCGAGTAGTTGTTGGCCTTCAGCTTCCTCAGCCGTTTCTTCTGCCTCCAGCCGATCAGATCCTCCGGTCGGGGGAGCAGGGCGGTCCTTTGTAACCCGAGGACGCTCATCAGCTCGTACTTCTCCTGCGCTCTCGCACTGTCCTGCTCGTCCTCTCCGACCTCCACCACTTCCTGCTTTACCCGCACGGGGCTGCACGCGGCGATCTTCGCAACCCGGGACATGGACGCGCGGGACAGCCGCGGGACGGGGGGAGCTCGCCGGTTTCGGCGAGGACTCTCCGGCGCGGGCAGCAATCTCTGAAGCTCTTTGGCTGCCCCGGGAGTGGAGCGGAGGAGGCGGGAGTTTGATGGGGAGATGCGAGAGTCATTCTGGGACTGTGCGTTGGGTATGGCGTGTCGAGGCGTGGTGGCTTTCTTGGAGGAGGGAGATTTAAAGTCCATGAGCTTCATCCTGTGCGAGGGACTCAGAGGGAGACCGTTGTGGGCTTTCGGGGTCCGACGCAGGTTTCGCCTCGGGCCTCCTTGAAACGACTCGTCGGACGAATccagcagcaaacagaagccGTTGTTCCCGTTGTCCTCCAAGCCAAAAGCCCTTTTCCTTTTGCCCTCCCTGCGCTGGCAGTAACGTTCGCGACATGGGCCGGCACAAGCAGCAATGTGACCGTCGCGAGGACGGAGCTTCCGCTCCTGCTCCTTCATGAGAGCGGAGCAGGCCTCCACCGCGGGCCACATGCCCAGGTGGCGTGCCATGGCGATGACTTCGGGTAGGTCCTCCTGGCGAACACACAGAGTGGAGGAGTAGGAGAAATCCAGCAGAGACAGAAGGCTGTCCTCACTAAAAcctgagagaagagagggagccTTTTATTATACGTGTTGAACTTCAGTCAATCAGGGAGTGAGATGAAAGTGACTGTGTGTAAACAGCGGATTGGAGAGTGGGAGCAAGTGTAAACGACGGGGGAGACAATACAACGAGTGCTTTAATCAGGGCCACTGGTTAAAGCCTGCTGCTGTCTGATGGCACACATCACATCAAAAAGACGTGTAAATGAGAAGACAGACTATGGCTGAGAAGAACAGCCAGCCACTGCCCGGTACCAGCTTCTCCAACCTAAGAATGTTTTACTTTCTCATAGTAAAGCTTTGACTAAGAGGTTTAAGATAACACCCacatgcttctttttgggggggggggggggggtctgtggacATGGTCCAGGCTGAGCTGTTTTCAACATCAGTTTGGCCCTCTAATCTTACCGGTGAGATCTATATCGGCCTTCATGCTCGAGTCCATTTCTGTGAAGATCTCCTGGAAGTGATCGCTGACGGCCGCCAGGACGGCTCTGTGGGCCGAGTAGGATCGCCCGTTTGTCCGCAGCGTGATGTCACAGAACAGCCCCGCCTCCCGCTGACCCCTCAGCTTGCTCAGCATGTCGGCGCCGTGCGACACCATCGTCTTCGTAACGCATCCTCTGCCACCCGGCTCCTGAGAGGCAAACGCAGAGGGAAATGCGACATGTGAGACATGCAAGTGTGAGAGAGCGCGCGTGAGAACGAGAGagcgagaaaacaaaaaaaatgtgagaTGCAGATAAAAATAGAGGAGCTGAGAGATTGAGAATTTGAGTACAGAATCCTATTCCATACCTCGGTTTTCTTAGTTCGCTGGCATTCCAGACAGCCCAGGACAAAATCTCTGATTTGGAAGTACATCCCTGTGAAGAAAATGCAATCAACAACATGAACGGGTCTCAACGGTGGCGTGAACAACAGTGCGAGTACATGTCTTGATCTACGATTGATTCAATCACTactgtgtgtggggaggggcgGTGGtgcatggagggagggggggggggggttaaatgacTCTCTCCCCCAACAATACACAATCATCCCAGTCACCAGGTGGACGTAGATAACAGAGAAGAAGTTCACGCATGGTGACGCACGCCGTGAACATCAACAACATACTTTCCTCCAATGACGTCAGACGTGTAAACAGGAAGGGAAGTTCTTACCTTCCCACCAGTAGTTCTCAGCCACGCATTTATAAGTCTCCTCCAGGGACAGGTGGCGCTGGCCGAGGCGCCGCCGGTGAAAGGTGGAGAGGGCCTCCTGCCTGCGGTCCTCCTCCAAAACCTCCCGGTAGTTGACGAAGCCCCTTTCCAGCTTCTTGCGGTACAACAGCCCGTCTATCGTCTCGAAGTTGGGCGACCGCCGTTCGGGAGGTCCACGCCCTTCAGAGTTCCCGGCTGTCTCCATCCTTCCGGCTCTGTCTTCATCAGTCCACGGTTTGGACGGACGAAACGTCTCCGCGCTCGCGTAACTGGCACCGACATGGGTGCAGATACCAGCcattttttttggttaaaaacaCGGTGGTTAACGTTAAATACTGTGTATTTAACTTGTATccacttcccccctcccccccccaagggAGGGGGTCACAGCGGTGGGCCGCGAGGGCAAAACTTCACCCAGCGACCTGATACCGGTGACAGCGGACGCACCGGGCCTAACCACTCCGAATAGTCCGGCGCGGGGCTGCAAATAAGCTCAAATGAACCGCGACGTCTCTCATTACGGCTCACAGAAGCTAGCTTTGCCCACGCGACGCTAACACAGAAGGTGCCCAGCAACTGTCAGTGAGAGCATCACTTCTCACTACCCACACAGTCGTGGCTAACGTCTCTTtaaattacaaatataaataaaatccggctttttttttttttagcatttgggtcgtattttggtttttctcaaaaaaatatCGCGCGGGTTCTCACGCGACGCAACATCAACAGACGCGTTAAATGGCGTGACGTCGAAATACCGAAAGCATCGCGCCAACCGAACGCCGAGTGATGTGCGTTAAAGTCAACCGGTTTCCACGGAGACCACGTAAAACGGGTTCACCGCAAACCCCGCACACCGACAGCTCGCCTTCCATCTATTTCAGGGGTCGAGAGTGGCCCCCGGGGGCTGGATGACGGCGGGCAGCCTCACCTCCGGCGTTAACTTGAGATTTCTTTTCGACAACTCGAGACGGAAGCAACATGATGACGCAGCTATGGGCTCAGCATCGCCACTTGAACGACCCAAAACGCGAGGGTTTGACTCGTCGATAAGCCAGAAATGTTGCAAATCACCACCGGGTTCCCCGTAGAAAGCGACACAACAAACTCCGGGTAGACATCCGAAACCCTTATAGTCGCTCTGGGCCGCCGTAAAGTCAGCCCGGCGGTTAAATTTGATCCAATTTCCTAAAGTCGTAACCTTCTGTTTGTTGCTAATCAGTAGCCTAACCGAGACGAGTCCTACCCGCCTTCACACAAAGGCCATTAGCAGAAGCTTTAAAGATATTCTACCAGACGACGTGTGATTGGCTGACAGAGCTGCCACTCAAGTTAGTGTTTTTCTCGTTGAAGCAGGGTAGGTTGCTCGCACACGCCAGTAAACTGGTATTGCTTCACTTGTCTGCGGTCAAGATGAACATGTGATAAATGTACTTGGCTCAATTCTGACAGATATTCCCAAATTAGGTTTACCCTGTTTTAATCTTCCTAAAAGGACCGTTATTTAGTTGGAATAAACTGCAtccaattattttaaataatcactAATGTATTTGTTTCCCCCTCTTGTCAAAAATAGAGACACATATAGATTTTTACAATTGCTTTGACAAAACTTTCAACACACATTCTATCCCTTTCTACCCCGTGATTACCAATGAAAACTTTGCAGCGTTCCCATGTCCTTACATTGGCTTGCTGTCATATTTAAGTTGCAATTAAAAATGCCTTCATTTTGACAGAagcataaaaaacattttcaatttcatctaaaaacacatgcatttaaacacatttcctttCAAATAAATTCCATCAAGTGGATTTGTTGTCTCTTTTACAAATGTTTCCAGatcttttgatttaaatatttagatGCTATATATTGCCTTTTACTGAATGCCAGGGTGAAATTACTTTAATTACGTTTTAATTACTAATAACTATTTAATAGTATAGACACATCTATTGTCCccaacatttcaaataaaatcaaaaccTCCGTATCAAGTTAATGCATCTCCAACTGTCCTAGGTCAACACTCAATGAAGCATTTTGTTTAGCATTTAAGCCCAATTCAAACACTAAGGCCACATCAATAAAAATGACCATGGTTGATGATAAGCTTGCAAACATGCATTGAGTGGGTCATTTGTACGTTTGATTACAAGCATTGCAACATATGTGGCATGTGTACCCTTGGGCATCAGAAGTGATTTTTACTTAATTAGGCACAGACATTTCGTCTGTATCTTGGGTGGGAATTTAGCGGGATTATTAACCTCGGAGGACATTATATTTTATAACAAATACCCATGTCCAGGGTAATTTACTGGATGTATTTGTTTGGGAGTCAATATGTAAACATGTGTCATGCAGTAGTTATTCTTTGCAAACCACTTAAAACACTCACTCTGTATGAAACATTCTTTATTAGACAAGGAGAAAGTCCATTTTTAACTTTGCACTCAACCGGCTGTGTTGTCTGCAACAACTGAAGACTCGGGTTGAGTATTCAACGCTCTCACGAGGCACTAACCCTTGAGGTGCTTGAGTTTTTTCTCTCAGGTTTCAACCTGTAAGTTTCACAATCAAATGTTCTTGAAAATAAGTGAGACAACCCTCTCCTTTTGTATGAAAGCGCTTTAGCgtcaaaatacaaaacaaatgaaatataatacAATTATCTGTTGACTGTATGATACAAAAACGCACAAAGCTAAAATAAGTACTAATTCAAGAACACTTTGCTGCAATGCGGTTGTTTTTAGAACGACTACTTtatgagaggggggggtcacggctTCATCTAGTTCAATGAAGCACAGACCTCATTGATCAACTAACACAACGTTGCCCAATGACGTTGCACAATGGTGCCATGTTCCACGAGTAGCCTCAGTGGTTTAGTACAGACGCTTCTGTAACTGGGGGCTTCTCCTCCGATGTCGCGGCCGCTCCGACTGGACACTAGGTCTGTGTGCCGCTGGTCTTTACTGGGGGATCACTGGTCTTCGGCCGCTTGGACTCCGGAGGCTGGCACACTGGGTCGGAGGGGGGAGACGGACgttctgcagaaacacaaacgaATGAACAAAATCAGTGACAGAAGCGTCCCACAAATGAGGAATGCACCCATCTGAACGGTCTGACTGGGCAAAGAAGCAGGTGGTCACACTGCATTCTGAAAACACACTCCTAGCGGAACGAAGGTCGACTCCCTGCTTCAACTGGAGCCTACTGAGCTCAACAAGTACTGCTAATGTTTTGAGTGAGCTAACTATCGGTTTGGCACAAAGTACTTTGGCGTATCCGAAATTGATGGTCAAAACCAAATGTAAACggtaatattatttaaataaaggaGTTTTAAAGCTCTGGCTTTTCTAacaaattacagaaaaaaaaaaatcaaaggatAAAATAAATCCTTCAAGGGTTAAGATTTCTTTTAAAAGCTCAATTTCTGCCAAAATAACACTGATTCCAACCAGGTGCACAAGTCTGTTGTGCTGACACTTCCCTGGTGAAATGGATCGGTTCCTAAAAAGTGTGTTTCCATCGTTTCTCAGTTACATTAGATGATTGAAGGAGTTCATTTCAAAtatatagatttaaaaaaaaatgtttagcatCATCTGATTTTGTAATGAGGAACAAAACGTTGGCCCAATATATCATAACACACATTGAGTCACGcatcatcattttcattcttttgtaatatttaaaatatgaaggCCAACAGTTGCAATCACTAACCGTGTTTGGCCTTCTCAGTGGAGGAAGGAGTGCGAAAGAGGGAACCAATACCCGGAGATCGGGATGCGATGGGAGTCAGAGATACTCTCCTGTGAACAGAAACGACGGTAAAGAGGCTTCGAGCAGGAGAAAACACACGAGCACCAGATATGACCCACATTTATAAAACCGCTTCCTCCCTCTTTATGTCTGTTTAATTGCCGGGGAGGCGAACTGGTCAAAACTGGCCACGGCAAACGCCCCAAGTTGATATAAAGGCAAACCCAAAAGCATGAGCAGACCTGCTATTGTCTAATGCAGCCTGTGATTCTTTTTTACAGCCAGCGGGGGTCCAACGGATCCTTCATTCCAGACAGGCTTTGTTCTCCGTGGATGTAATGTTGCATGTAAACAGACAGAAACATCACAGGCCCTCTACAGCTGTTTATATTTGAGAATATTTCACACATTCTGCATTTTGGTGCTCTTTCAAACTGCATTGGCAGAAATAATGAGCTTAGTTGCTTTAATCATCAGCAGGAGGGAAGTGGACGCAGAGCGCTCACTGCATTACTTCCTCACATTTCAATAGTGTTTCCAAAAATAACCATTAAttgaatgccttttttttttttaagtcacgaatagttaaaatattttatacaaaatacagTTTGAAGACACCATCTTGGTGATGTGTATTTCTCATTATTTGCTGCAATATCATATTAGAAATATTAAAGGCTGAATGCAATAACCATGAGCAGCAGTCCCGTCCTACCACAACCAAAGCATCGCtgtgcatggacacacacacacacacacacacacacacacacacacacacacacacacacacacacacacacacacacacacacacacacacacacacacacacacacacacacacacacacacacacacacacacacacacacacacacacacacactataactCACTGGGACAGAATCAAACATATCTAGCGTTTTTTATTACCTTGGGGTCGGCCCCTTTGGAGTGGTGGAGCCAGCACTATTAGCACCGTTGAGGGCTTTTGGTGtggagggagtgaggggggcgATGCGTGGCTGTATTTTGGAGGAGTTGGTGGGGGTGAGCGTGGCGACACCGTGTTGCGGAGTACAGGGTTGGGGACTAGAGGGTTGGGGAGTAGATGGTTGGGGAGCGGAGGGTTGGGGAGTAGATGGTGCCGATGTAGGTGTCCGAGCTGCCGGAGGAGCCGTGGTTTTGGCGGCGGAGGGCTTCCCCCAGCCCTCCAGGGTGTTGAGGGTGATCCTACGGGGCTGAGGTTTAGACCTTCCTCTCGGGGTGCCCTTCTTCTCCTCAGGGGTGGTGACGGACGGGACGTCTTTGCCGAGGCCGCTGTTGGACGTGGGGGTCGGGACGGAGCTGGGTGCTTGGGTCAAAGGAGACGAGGTCTTAGCCGCTGAGGACTTTTTGCCCTTTTTCTCAACACCACTGGTGGGTGCAAAGACCTCCAGGGTGGGGGGCTCCTTCAGGGGAGTACCCAACTCGCCAGGAGAGAAGGACAGGAAGGAGCAGTAGCCGTCTGTGGAGGACACCGCCAGGAAGGAGCCGTCGCGGGACCTGAAGAAGATACGATCCAAAAACGTGTCAGAAGGCGTTTCGGACGTCTCAGATTCAGAGAAGTCTGGTGTTGTGCTCATTGAAGACTGCAACACCCGCCCCAAGATGTTAGAACGCCGAAagaatacacacaaataaagaGGTGgctagaaatagaaatataacgTATTACTCGGATCCACAACATCGGCAACGATTAATTCAAACATAGGACTACTGCAAGACAACTGTGCTAGGAGGACAGCCGTAGTTTACCACGCAAGATCGCTGAGTGTGTGGTAATGGATGTTGGACACCAGGCCGAAAGGGATGGTCTGCTGCGTGTCGTACAGGAGGATGGAGTCCTCAGACGCCACAGCAAACACCATGCGGTACGGCAACTGGAAGACGTTGGGAAGAACCTCCACTGAACCGTCTGTCGGGgagaaagggtaaaaaaaatgaaaacgtatagacaaaaaaaaaagggaggactTCCTCATTGTCTCTTAACTAATGGGGGACGGGTGTTCTTGCCTTCTTTCGTCTTGGTCCTCAGCTCAAAGTAGACGGGGCAGCAGCGCACAGCCAGCGTGGCTTTAGCTGGACAAGGCAAGTGAGCAATAGGCCTGAAACACAGTTGGGATTCAGTAACCCGGAATCATTGcagccaaaaatgaaaaaaaagaagaagcagaaatgTCCCAGGAAGTGATAAAAGTTACCTCTTGAGGCTCTTCCTGGAGAAGATGTAAGTGGTATTTATGATGTTCTCACCAACCTCCACGCAGCCGGCTACGGTCATGTAAGTGCGACAAGAGAAGACAGAAATCAGTTGATGTAGGCCATCGCATTCAGGATATTACAGCACGTTGAACGGGATGCTCGGGTACCTGGGGCCAACAAGAAAGACCCATCGGGTGTGAACGAAAGGCGACGGAAAAACGACCTCATGCCGTCATCGTGGAACATTCTGTACGGCTTGACCTGCAGCGATGAAGACAAACACGGCGCTGGGAACGTGGGTGCTACATCTCTCACTCACTTGGCAGCAGAAAACTCAAAGAGAGAAGACTATGTCTGGGTCAACAGAGGACCGAGAGAGGAGCAGGAGTGAGAACAGAGAGCTGGTTTCAAGCAGAAAACTCTCCAAATGGAACAATGTAAAAGGTAAATATCGGGTCACCGTACATGACTAGttctaataaataaaagtaaaccGTGCATCTCACGGATGTTTTGTATTGGACGAATAGAAAGTTAAACTGAATCACTATCACCTACACTCAAGagattttgttacattttgaatatataataatatattaccCCAGTGTGAGCAGACTATATGACGGAAacagactaaatacacaagTGTACTTGAATGTATATAAAAGAAAACcgtattaaataaacaaaaaaggagtTGCAAGTGCAAACATTCCACTGACCTCTCCTTCTGGCCCAGAGCTCATCTTACTGATGCAAAAGGCTTTCTTTTTGGTGTGAGTGCTGTACACACGCATCACTCTGAAAGggaggaaaacacaaaacattcaaGTACGAAGCTGCGCTACAGAAAAGGCATTAATTTAATGCCGGTTAGATCCACCATGGGGCCATGTGGGCTGACCGGCTTGTCTGAATATCTGTTCTTCTACCTGTCACAGCTGAGAGTGGCTATATATTGCCCCAGAGGGTCCCAGGTCACTCCTTGCACGTAGCTCTTATGGTCATACAGGGTGCAAAGCTTCtgtcctaaacacacacacacaaaaaaacaaaacagttgaAACCAACATGATGAACGTAAAGGATAAATCATTTTACAGGTTGCAAGCAAACCTTTGTTGATGTCCCACATAATAGCGGTGTTATCCACGGAGCCGGACACCATGGAGTTTCCATCCTGCGTCCAGCACATGTCATACACGTCCTCTATGTGTCCCCTGTCGAAAAATGTAATAAGAAATGTCTTTGTACAATCACGCTATTGCTTCACATCAATtacaaatggacaaaaaaatcTAGAGGCTCTAGAGTAATCAAATAGTAAaactgtaaaagtaaaagtcctgAAATGTTGACTTGGCACGGTCTGATCTTtgcaatttttgttgttgtagtgcTGCGTGAAATAAGGTATGTAAATAAGACAAGCGTAAGAAACTTAACATTTAGATCTACAATATAAAATAAGCCAGAAAATACTCATTTATTTATGCGTCTCAAAAAGGTGGTTCCTAACATTGAGCTAAACGAGATAAATGTCAGCAGGCCTTCACAGCCTCTTTAGGTCTGCACTCGCTTAACCGTGGCGTACTTCGATTATGGCCtaaagttaaaacattttacCTCTGCTGATTTCATTCAAGCTCAGAAAAGTCTAAGTGGGGGTCATTTGCGAAAATGATCTTTTGTGTAGGTATCACAGACTTGTGCTTTTACAACACACCATCTGGTAACACAGAATTGTGTTGGAGCAAAAGTTGAGCCGGGTTTTGATACTTTTAGTTACGTGAACTATCAGTCAATCAAAAGTACTTTGTGTTAGAAATCAGCTTCACCTGAATATAAATACACAGTAGATCGGACATTGTTTCTGCAAATTGTTTCTATAAACAACATAGCAGCAGTAGCTACCCAGTACTTTTAGCAGTTGTCTACCTTAAAGTCTTGACCACGGACCAGCTCTCCTTGTTCAGCTGagcatcctcatcctcctggaACATGGACACCTGCTCAGGCTCCTTTGAGTCATTGAGCTTCCACAGCAGAATTGCGGCATCTATACAAAACGAGTAATAAACGCCGTAGTGTATTTCAGATACTATATGCACGTCTCATCTAACGTGTGTGTACTATTGCTTTGGGTGACGTACCATCTCCGCCGGAGGCGAGCAGCTCTCCGTTGGGGCTGAAGCGCACCACGTTGACGGCCTTGGTGTGTCTAGCCAGATTAGACAGAAACTCCACCACCGCCTTACCGTCTGGACCGCTGTCCACCCGCCACAGCTGCATCAACATCAGGGTAAAAGGTCGTTAAACACGCACTCTTTAAATCGGCTGCGTGTCCCACGAAACAAACGAGTTTGTACAACTCtggttactaaaaaaaaaaaaggtgccatCAGGGTTAGTTCCCCGTTCGACACGTTCAGCTTTTTGAGAGCATCACGATGAGCTTTCATCCCTTCATTGCACTCACTCTGACTGTAGTGTCCACTCCAGCTGTGGCCAGCCGATGGACGCGTCCATCTGCGCTATGCTGGAAGTCCAGACTGTAGACGGGCTCCTTGTTGTGCCATGCAATCTCACATGTGACCACCTTCATTTTCTATATCCGACACTGACCCACGGGGAGGGGAAACAAATGCATCGATTGACTTAACGTTAGTTGTAGTTTCTCATCTGCTCgtattagctaacgttagcacatgTCGGAACACAGTTATCTCCTCATTCTGGACAACATGAAGCCCGGGTTACACGTTACAATAGGAAACAATTGCATAACACGACATAACGTTACTCGGTCGCATACTAAACAAAGCTAAATGCTACAACCAGCTAACACCGTTAGCAATACATTAAACGGGGCCAACGTCATTCACAAGTGACAGAACCGCGTAAACTTGCAACGCCGGATGAGGTATTGTTTACTAACAAACATGTTCGTCACGGATATCACCGActcatatatacataaatatatatgtatgtattcttAGAACTGAAGTTTTCTAAGTAAATTAGAGTGTCCTACCTCCACTGCCGTCCAGCTGCAGAGCTGAGCAATTTCCCGCGTACAATTCGTTCCAAACTTCCGGCCGACTGGAGTGTTGTGATTGGACAGGAACCCGGAAGCAAAAGCGCCTGTGAATCCTAACCATGGTGGTTCTTACTCATGCGTTAATCACTAACGTTATTGCTCAAGGTACAGTTTGGTTAACCCTCACTTGTAAAACAAATGATACAGATGTATCTCTAGAAACAGCTTAGTTAAGGTCAAACATGAGAAAGGGATCATTTTTCATTCACGAATCGAGTATATTAAACACAAAAGTATTGTTGTTACACACGGATTAATCTGTAATGAAAGTATAAGATTTTCAAGTGTTATTAGGAAGCGCTTTTATTTCCATGATTAATAACCACATTTTTCAGTTAAATGTGCTCGGATGCGGTTTTATCACACAGGACATCTCATAAATGCTTATGCCACTACTATCACAAATCAGGGCATCATGCGATTTGTTACCAAAGACAAAAGAGTCCCAATCACCAGTATATTTCATGAAAACATTAGCGGCTCAGCGTGTCTTTTCGATATGc harbors:
- the si:dkey-229b18.3 gene encoding uncharacterized protein si:dkey-229b18.3 isoform X1, whose product is MAGICTHVGASYASAETFRPSKPWTDEDRAGRMETAGNSEGRGPPERRSPNFETIDGLLYRKKLERGFVNYREVLEEDRRQEALSTFHRRRLGQRHLSLEETYKCVAENYWWEGMYFQIRDFVLGCLECQRTKKTEEPGGRGCVTKTMVSHGADMLSKLRGQREAGLFCDITLRTNGRSYSAHRAVLAAVSDHFQEIFTEMDSSMKADIDLTGFSEDSLLSLLDFSYSSTLCVRQEDLPEVIAMARHLGMWPAVEACSALMKEQERKLRPRDGHIAACAGPCRERYCQRREGKRKRAFGLEDNGNNGFCLLLDSSDESFQGGPRRNLRRTPKAHNGLPLSPSHRMKLMDFKSPSSKKATTPRHAIPNAQSQNDSRISPSNSRLLRSTPGAAKELQRLLPAPESPRRNRRAPPVPRLSRASMSRVAKIAACSPVRVKQEVVEVGEDEQDSARAQEKYELMSVLGLQRTALLPRPEDLIGWRQKKRLRKLKANNYSLTKRRKPRPASPVLPYGAVALSLPLCDPINTHLLAKSGKTKPAGPVGKPQAKAKRPKGAPRRVPPSDRSMRSQGALPDMFQPFCGRELRRSVRKGDVHLAARQPRRRSAKRPPARNPVRIKSEPVDYSVSGFSLSSDSRRGNAPHRSPPPHETRAKGNAAAAVKAPRYNSSRRAQKTKLARSSAVKGPRTKCEPGEEEEEEGKVGVLDNKPGGLQFSERAHPASIYNNPLYKVIKEEPADPVPVGGTFPEPPSPDLGKRQSKPPIKLLDSGFLFSFCRPTGGLKKEEESVDICLTRSVSQVREKFAAEESPHRALRARGTTAPPAVKKERVASQSKVQRPRQNSRHSTPHLAKSVRLNATSTVPKQQANPPPSGRSRVSLDAVQRARLKQLRGPRSQVPKVPKAAHSCSQCSASYKDCDALIMHRLRHIEGKHWPCLLCSKTFFRLRNVRNHIHTHDPKLYKCRSCIAAGS
- the si:dkey-229b18.3 gene encoding uncharacterized protein si:dkey-229b18.3 isoform X2, with amino-acid sequence MAGICTHVGASYASAETFRPSKPWTDEDRAGRMETAGNSEGRGPPERRSPNFETIDGLLYRKKLERGFVNYREVLEEDRRQEALSTFHRRRLGQRHLSLEETYKCVAENYWWEGMYFQIRDFVLGCLECQRTKKTEEPGGRGCVTKTMVSHGADMLSKLRGQREAGLFCDITLRTNGRSYSAHRAVLAAVSDHFQEIFTEMDSSMKADIDLTGFSEDSLLSLLDFSYSSTLCVRQEDLPEVIAMARHLGMWPAVEACSALMKEQERKLRPRDGHIAACAGPCRERYCQRREGKRKRAFGLEDNGNNGFCLLLDSSDESFQGGPRRNLRRTPKAHNGLPLSPSHRMKLMDFKSPSSKKATTPRHAIPNAQSQNDSRISPSNSRLLRSTPGAAKELQRLLPAPESPRRNRRAPPVPRLSRASMSRVAKIAACSPVRVKQEVVEVGEDEQDSARAQEKYELMSVLGLQRTALLPRPEDLIGWRQKKRLRKLKANNYSLTKRRKPRPASPVLPYGAVALSLPLCDPINTHLLAKSGKTKPAGPVGKPQAKAKRPKGAPRRVPPSDRSMRSQGALPDMFQPFCGRELRRSVRKGDVHLAARQPRRRSAKRPPARNPVRIKSEPVDYSVSGFSLSSDSRRGNAPHRSPPPHETRAKGNAAAAVKAPRYNSSRRAQKTKLARSSAVKGPRTKCEPGEEEEEEGKVGVLDNKPGGLQFSERAHPASIYNNPLYKVIKEEPADPVPVGGTFPEPPSPDLGKRQSKPPIKLLDSGFLFSFCRPTGGLKKEEESVDICLTRSVSQVREKFAAEESPHRALRARGTTAPPAVKKERVASQSKVQRPRQNSRHSTPHLAKSVRLNATSTVPKQANPPPSGRSRVSLDAVQRARLKQLRGPRSQVPKVPKAAHSCSQCSASYKDCDALIMHRLRHIEGKHWPCLLCSKTFFRLRNVRNHIHTHDPKLYKCRSCIAAGS
- the chaf1b gene encoding chromatin assembly factor 1 subunit B, which produces MKVVTCEIAWHNKEPVYSLDFQHSADGRVHRLATAGVDTTVRLWRVDSGPDGKAVVEFLSNLARHTKAVNVVRFSPNGELLASGGDDAAILLWKLNDSKEPEQVSMFQEDEDAQLNKESWSVVKTLRGHIEDVYDMCWTQDGNSMVSGSVDNTAIMWDINKGQKLCTLYDHKSYVQGVTWDPLGQYIATLSCDRVMRVYSTHTKKKAFCISKMSSGPEGEVKPYRMFHDDGMRSFFRRLSFTPDGSFLLAPAGCVEVGENIINTTYIFSRKSLKRPIAHLPCPAKATLAVRCCPVYFELRTKTKEDGSVEVLPNVFQLPYRMVFAVASEDSILLYDTQQTIPFGLVSNIHYHTLSDLAWSRDGSFLAVSSTDGYCSFLSFSPGELGTPLKEPPTLEVFAPTSGVEKKGKKSSAAKTSSPLTQAPSSVPTPTSNSGLGKDVPSVTTPEEKKGTPRGRSKPQPRRITLNTLEGWGKPSAAKTTAPPAARTPTSAPSTPQPSAPQPSTPQPSSPQPCTPQHGVATLTPTNSSKIQPRIAPLTPSTPKALNGANSAGSTTPKGPTPRRVSLTPIASRSPGIGSLFRTPSSTEKAKHERPSPPSDPVCQPPESKRPKTSDPPVKTSGTQT